A single region of the Streptomyces caelestis genome encodes:
- a CDS encoding YfjP family GTPase has translation MGARPDSRMGVRTDSSAAWDDGLIARRVDETTAGNQYAVVDTRTAAPPTVSPLEYDGPLHSRLEALRELVGLSRTRLDSRTLAEAGRVLDEASARRRLSGQHTVVAIAGATGSGKSQLFNALAGVAISETGVRRPTTAAPIACSWSDGAASLIERLGIPPRLRRRPLPTGDGESQLRGLVLVDLPDHDSAAVQHREHVDRILALVDAVIWVVDPEKYADAVLHERYLRPMAAHAEVMFVVLNQIDRLPGEAAEQVLDDLRRLLDEDGIALGEYGEPGTTVLALSALTGDGVCELREALGQFVAERTAPARRISADVDIAAARLWPVYATQRRTGLSEQAREEFADRLADAVGATAAGEAAERAWLRNANRACGTPWLRLWRWYQDRGEPATGRLPSRTQADEEATARQRVEQAVRTVADRASAGLPAPWALAVREAAVRGSQGLPEALDELSVRAGVPTGRPPRPGWWPVAVLSQASMTILQFLGGLWLLGQIVGVMSPNLGVPVLLMVIGIVGGPLIEWSCRMAARGPARRYGLEAERRLREAAAGCGRARVLDPVAAELLRYREVREQYGRVVGARR, from the coding sequence ATGGGCGCCCGTCCGGACTCTCGCATGGGCGTCCGTACGGACTCCTCGGCCGCCTGGGACGACGGGCTCATCGCGCGGCGGGTCGACGAGACCACCGCAGGAAACCAGTACGCCGTGGTCGACACCCGTACTGCCGCCCCGCCGACGGTGTCCCCGCTGGAGTACGACGGGCCGCTGCACTCCCGGCTGGAGGCGTTGCGCGAACTGGTGGGGCTCTCCCGCACCCGGCTCGACAGCCGGACGCTGGCGGAGGCGGGTCGGGTGCTCGACGAGGCGTCCGCGCGGCGCAGGCTCTCCGGGCAGCACACCGTCGTCGCCATCGCGGGCGCCACGGGCAGCGGCAAGTCGCAACTGTTCAACGCGCTCGCCGGGGTGGCCATCTCGGAGACGGGAGTACGCCGTCCCACCACCGCGGCGCCCATCGCGTGCAGTTGGAGCGACGGAGCCGCGAGTCTCATCGAACGGCTCGGCATCCCACCCCGGCTGCGCCGGCGTCCGCTGCCGACCGGGGACGGGGAGTCCCAGCTGCGCGGACTCGTCCTCGTCGACCTGCCCGACCACGACTCCGCGGCCGTACAGCACCGAGAGCACGTGGACCGCATCCTGGCGCTCGTCGACGCGGTCATCTGGGTCGTCGACCCGGAGAAGTACGCCGACGCCGTCCTCCACGAGCGCTATCTGCGGCCGATGGCGGCCCACGCGGAGGTCATGTTCGTCGTCCTCAACCAGATCGACCGGCTGCCCGGGGAGGCCGCCGAGCAGGTCCTCGACGATCTGCGGAGGCTCCTCGACGAGGACGGCATCGCCCTCGGGGAGTACGGCGAACCGGGTACGACCGTGCTCGCACTGTCCGCGCTCACCGGCGACGGCGTCTGTGAACTGCGCGAGGCGCTCGGCCAGTTCGTCGCGGAGCGCACGGCGCCGGCCCGCCGTATCTCGGCCGACGTGGACATCGCGGCGGCCCGGCTGTGGCCCGTCTACGCCACGCAGCGGCGGACGGGGCTCAGCGAGCAGGCCCGGGAGGAGTTCGCGGACCGGCTCGCGGACGCCGTGGGCGCCACGGCGGCGGGCGAGGCCGCCGAACGCGCGTGGCTGCGCAACGCCAACCGCGCCTGCGGGACGCCCTGGCTGCGGTTGTGGCGCTGGTACCAGGACCGCGGCGAGCCCGCCACGGGGCGGCTCCCCTCGCGCACGCAGGCCGACGAGGAGGCCACCGCCCGGCAGCGGGTCGAACAGGCGGTACGGACGGTGGCCGACCGGGCCTCGGCCGGCCTGCCCGCGCCCTGGGCGCTGGCGGTGCGCGAGGCGGCCGTCCGCGGCTCCCAGGGGCTGCCCGAGGCGCTGGACGAGCTGAGTGTGCGCGCGGGAGTGCCGACGGGACGGCCGCCGCGGCCGGGGTGGTGGCCGGTGGCCGTGCTGTCCCAGGCCTCCATGACGATCCTGCAGTTCCTGGGTGGCCTGTGGCTGCTGGGCCAGATCGTGGGGGTGATGTCGCCGAACCTGGGCGTGCCGGTGCTGCTGATGGTGATCGGCATCGTCGGCGGGCCGCTCATCGAGTGGAGCTGCCGGATGGCTGCGCGGGGGCCGGCCCGGCGTTACGGCCTGGAGGCGGAACGCCGGTTGCGGGAGGCGGCGGCCGGGTGCGGGAGGGCCCGGGTGCTCGATCCGGTGGCGGCGGAGCTGCTGCGGTATCGGGAGGTT